In a single window of the Cydia pomonella isolate Wapato2018A chromosome 2, ilCydPomo1, whole genome shotgun sequence genome:
- the LOC133534633 gene encoding malate dehydrogenase, cytoplasmic → MAAPIKVVVTGAAGQIAYSLLYQIASGAVFGPEQPVYLHLLDIAPMMGVLEGVVMELADCALPLLVGVLPTASPEEAFKDVAAAFLVGAMPRKEGMERKDLLSANVRIFKEQGQAIDKVARKDIKVLVVGNPANTNAFICSKYAPSIPKENFTAMTRLDQNRAQSQLAAKLGVPVKDVKNVVIWGNHSSTQFPDASNAVVTVGGAQKPVPAAINDNEYLTNTFVSTVQKRGAAVIAARKMSSALSAAKAASDHMRDWFLGTGDRWVSMGVVSDGSYGTPKDVVFSFPVTVNNGKWKIVEGLTISDFARKMLDNTGKELAEEKQDALDVCKD, encoded by the exons ATG GCTGCACCAATCAAGGTCGTCGTTACCGGAGCGGCGGGTCAAATCGCGTACTCCTTGCTGTACCAAATCGCCTCTGGAGCAGTATTTGGCCCTGAGCAGCCCGTGTACCTCCACCTTCTAGATATCGCCCCAATGATGGGCGTCTTGGAAGGTGTGGTAATGGAACTGGCAGACTGTGCACTACCTCTTCTTGTTGGCGTCCTACCCACAGCTAGCCCCGAGGAGGCATTTAAGGATGTGGCTGCCGCCTTCCTTGTTGGTGCAATGCCCAGGAAAGAAGGCATGGAAAGAAAAGATCTTCTCTCTGCCAATGTTCGAATTTTCAAAGAGCAGGGACAGGCCATTGATAAAGTTGCTCGCAAAGACATCAAAGTCCTGGTTGTTGGCAACCCTGCCAACACTAATGCCTTCATTTGCTCTAAATATGCTCCTTCTATTCCTAAGGAAAACTTCACAGCAATGACTCGTCTGGATCAGAACCGTGCCCAGTCACAATTGGCAGCTAAACTTGGAGTACCAGTGAAGGATGTAAAGAATGTTGTCATCTGGGGTAACCACTCTTCCACTCAGTTCCCTGATGCCTCCAATGCTGTGGTGACAGTCGGAGGTGCCCAGAAACCAGTCCCAGCTGCCATAAATGATAATGAATATCTAACAAACACTTTTGTGTCCACTGTACAAAAACGAGGTGCTGCTGTCATTGCTGCAAGGAAAATGTCTTCAGCCTTGTCTGCAGCTAAGGCTGCTTCTGATCATATGAGGGATTGGTTCCTTGGCACAGGTGACCGCTGGGTGAGTATGGGTGTTGTGTCTGATGGATCATATGGCACACCCAAGGATGTTGTCTTCTCATTCCCTGTCACCGTTAACAATGGTAAATGGAAAATCGTTGAGGGACTGACTATCTCCGACTTTGCACGCAAAATGTTGGACAATACAGGCAAAGAGTTGGCTGAGGAGAAACAGGATGCGCTGGATGTGTGCAAAGATTGA